The following proteins are encoded in a genomic region of Pseudodesulfovibrio mercurii:
- a CDS encoding glycosyltransferase family 4 protein, which yields MRVLMFGWEFPPFISGGLGTACLGLTKGLAHLGTDILFVLPRLDSDEEGGHLTLLGANRLRTKVGVTEIRKLQERLSVLEVLSPLRPYLTEREYHSLLERNELITTEDIFGELKNDFKGGYGKDLMAEIVRYSLIGAHLGLTEKFDVIHAHDWLTAPAGIEAKRVSGKPLVVHAHALEFDRSGEHVNQKVYDIERAGFEAADRIIAVSHYTKETIVNRYSIDPDKITVVHNAVTKERRLGQLRVKKPFKEKLVLFLGRITFQKGPDYFVEAAAKVLENHNDVRFAMAGTGDMFPRMVERMAELRLADRFHFTGFVQGTDVERIYAMSDLYVMPSVSEPFGITPLEAMVFDVPCIVSKQSGVAEVLEHAVKVDFWDVDRLAFEIEDILTDEKRARTLVEQGRETLKKIQWDRAAEKVLDVYRQLTGGRA from the coding sequence ATGCGCGTACTCATGTTCGGGTGGGAATTCCCGCCATTCATCTCCGGCGGCCTGGGCACGGCATGCCTGGGCCTGACCAAGGGGCTGGCCCATCTCGGCACCGACATCCTGTTCGTCCTGCCCCGGCTGGACTCCGACGAGGAGGGCGGCCACCTGACCCTGCTCGGGGCCAACCGGCTGCGCACCAAGGTCGGCGTGACCGAGATCCGCAAGCTCCAGGAACGGCTGTCCGTGCTCGAGGTCCTCTCGCCCCTGCGACCGTACCTGACCGAACGGGAATACCATTCCCTGCTCGAAAGGAACGAGCTGATCACCACCGAGGACATCTTCGGGGAGCTCAAGAACGACTTCAAGGGCGGGTACGGCAAGGACCTCATGGCCGAGATCGTGCGCTACAGCCTCATCGGCGCGCACCTCGGCCTGACCGAGAAGTTCGACGTCATCCACGCCCACGACTGGCTGACCGCCCCGGCGGGCATCGAGGCGAAAAGGGTCTCGGGCAAGCCCCTGGTGGTCCACGCCCACGCGCTCGAGTTCGACCGCTCGGGCGAACACGTCAACCAGAAGGTCTACGACATCGAGCGGGCCGGGTTCGAGGCGGCCGACCGGATCATCGCGGTCAGCCACTACACCAAGGAGACCATCGTCAACCGCTACTCCATCGACCCGGACAAGATCACCGTGGTCCACAACGCCGTGACCAAGGAACGGCGGCTGGGGCAACTGCGCGTGAAGAAGCCGTTCAAGGAGAAGCTGGTCCTGTTCCTGGGCCGGATCACCTTCCAGAAGGGGCCCGACTACTTCGTCGAGGCGGCGGCCAAGGTCCTCGAGAACCACAACGACGTGCGCTTCGCCATGGCCGGGACCGGCGACATGTTCCCGCGCATGGTCGAACGCATGGCCGAACTCCGCCTGGCCGACCGCTTCCACTTCACCGGCTTCGTGCAGGGCACCGACGTGGAGCGCATCTACGCCATGAGCGACCTGTACGTCATGCCCAGCGTGTCCGAGCCCTTCGGCATCACCCCGCTGGAGGCCATGGTCTTCGACGTGCCGTGCATCGTCTCCAAGCAGTCCGGCGTGGCCGAGGTCCTGGAGCACGCGGTCAAGGTGGACTTCTGGGACGTGGACCGGCTGGCCTTCGAGATCGAGGACATCCTGACCGACGAGAAGCGGGCCAGGACCCTGGTTGAACAGGGCCGGGAAACCCTCAAGAAGATCCAATGGGACCGGGCCGCCGAAAAGGTTCTCGACGTGTACCGGCAACTTACCGGAGGGCGCGCATGA
- a CDS encoding amylo-alpha-1,6-glucosidase: MLHISRDECVNTETATRKEWIDVNGLGGYSSSTIINCHTRKYHGLLVAALTEPKGRFVLLSKLETSVLANDREFLLSSNKYPGVYHPTGHQFVDSFDQGLYPATTYRIGDALIRKSFLMIHGKNTVLVCYELLEGNVKPALRLRPLLAYRDIHTLTRENMFLRPKSYPERNGRKIQPYEGMPPLYMGTNRTSEFFPGPKWVYNIEYLMERTRGFDYQEDLFCPGMFETVLEKGKPVIFAASVEPLGNLEHQRRKEIARREAEFAACKDRSKPEQWLKYFSGQFLIRNGSGFASVIAGYHWFGEWGRDTMISLPGLTFHAGRRAFGEEVLAAYAGLTRDGLLPNYLDQNSDHLAYNSVDASLWFFWAVQEYLKTRGSKKFIMDKVYPALRDIVAAHLDGRVPLCGLDPDGLLWAGNEHTQLTWMDAQAYGRPVTPRHGAAVEINALWYNALGCFLELAETEDDVLAGRAREAADRLRAHFTTRFWNDRDNCLCDVVNEHGQDRRIRPNQIFALSLPHTMLDFHHMRAVIGVVQAHLLTPYGLRTLSPRDPAYSPFYKGDADSRDSAYHQGMVWPWLAGHFGQALLRQAEDRAGTKAFLRKYFKPILREFPDDFCISAVPELYTGNPPHAPKGAVAQAWSMAEAIRLNKLLKEK, encoded by the coding sequence ATGCTGCACATTTCCAGAGACGAGTGCGTCAACACCGAGACGGCGACCAGGAAGGAATGGATCGACGTCAACGGTCTCGGCGGGTACTCGTCCAGCACCATCATCAACTGCCACACGCGCAAGTACCACGGCCTGCTGGTCGCGGCCCTGACGGAGCCCAAGGGGCGCTTCGTCCTGCTTTCCAAACTGGAGACCTCGGTCCTGGCCAACGACCGGGAGTTCCTGCTCTCCTCCAACAAGTACCCCGGCGTGTACCACCCCACCGGCCACCAGTTCGTGGACTCCTTCGACCAGGGCCTCTACCCGGCCACGACCTACCGCATCGGCGACGCCCTGATCCGCAAGTCCTTCCTCATGATCCACGGCAAGAACACCGTGCTGGTCTGCTATGAACTGCTTGAGGGCAACGTCAAGCCCGCCCTGCGGCTGCGCCCCCTGCTGGCCTACCGGGACATCCACACCCTGACCCGCGAGAACATGTTCCTGCGGCCCAAGTCCTACCCCGAGCGGAACGGCCGCAAGATCCAGCCCTACGAGGGCATGCCGCCCCTGTACATGGGCACCAACCGGACCTCGGAGTTCTTCCCCGGCCCCAAGTGGGTCTACAACATCGAATACCTCATGGAGCGCACGCGCGGCTTCGACTACCAGGAGGACCTGTTCTGCCCCGGCATGTTCGAGACCGTCCTGGAAAAGGGCAAGCCCGTGATCTTCGCCGCCTCGGTGGAGCCGCTCGGCAACCTGGAGCACCAGCGCAGGAAGGAGATCGCCCGGCGCGAGGCCGAGTTCGCGGCCTGCAAGGACCGCAGCAAGCCCGAGCAGTGGCTCAAGTACTTCTCCGGGCAGTTCCTAATCCGCAACGGCTCGGGTTTCGCCTCGGTCATCGCGGGCTATCACTGGTTCGGCGAGTGGGGGCGGGACACCATGATCAGTCTGCCCGGGCTGACCTTCCACGCCGGCCGCAGGGCCTTCGGCGAGGAGGTCCTGGCCGCCTACGCCGGGCTGACCCGCGACGGGCTCCTGCCCAACTACCTGGACCAGAACTCCGACCACCTGGCCTACAACTCGGTGGACGCCTCCCTGTGGTTCTTCTGGGCCGTGCAGGAATACCTCAAGACGCGCGGCTCGAAGAAATTCATCATGGACAAGGTCTATCCGGCCTTGCGCGACATCGTGGCCGCCCACCTGGACGGGCGCGTGCCCCTGTGCGGACTGGACCCGGACGGGCTGCTCTGGGCGGGCAACGAGCACACCCAGCTGACCTGGATGGACGCCCAGGCCTACGGCCGCCCGGTCACCCCGCGCCACGGGGCGGCCGTGGAGATCAACGCCCTGTGGTACAACGCCCTGGGCTGCTTCCTGGAGCTGGCCGAGACCGAGGACGATGTCCTGGCCGGGCGCGCCCGCGAGGCCGCCGACCGGCTGCGCGCCCACTTCACGACCCGCTTCTGGAACGACCGCGACAACTGCCTGTGCGACGTGGTGAACGAGCACGGCCAGGACCGGCGCATCCGGCCCAACCAGATCTTCGCCCTGTCCCTGCCGCACACCATGCTCGACTTCCACCACATGCGCGCGGTCATCGGCGTGGTTCAGGCCCACCTGCTGACCCCCTATGGCCTGCGCACCCTCTCGCCCCGGGACCCGGCCTACTCGCCCTTCTACAAGGGCGACGCCGACTCCCGCGACTCGGCCTACCACCAGGGCATGGTCTGGCCCTGGCTGGCCGGACATTTCGGCCAGGCCCTGCTGCGCCAGGCCGAGGACCGCGCCGGAACCAAGGCCTTCCTGCGCAAGTACTTCAAGCCGATCCTGCGAGAATTTCCCGACGACTTCTGCATCAGCGCGGTGCCGGAGCTGTACACGGGCAACCCGCCGCACGCGCCCAAGGGCGCCGTGGCCCAGGCGTGGTCCATGGCCGAGGCCATCCGCCTGAACAAGCTCCTCAAGGAGAAGTAG